The following proteins are encoded in a genomic region of Pyrus communis chromosome 11, drPyrComm1.1, whole genome shotgun sequence:
- the LOC137707738 gene encoding probable pre-mRNA-splicing factor ATP-dependent RNA helicase DEAH2 isoform X2 — translation MGTERKRKVSLFDVVDEASITSAKMNKSNGSGGAAANQNAMNSLINRWTGKPYSQRYYEILEKRKTLPVWHQKEEFLQAFKASQSLILVGETGSGKTTQIPQFVLEAVHSESSDKRKKMMVACTQPRRVAAMSVSRRVAEEMDVTIGEEVGYSIRFEDCSSARTVLKYLTDGMLLREAMTDPLLERYSVIILDEAHERTLATDVLFGLLKEVLRNRPDLKVVVMSATLEAEKFQGYFSGAPLMKVPGRLHPVEIFYTEEPERDYLEAAIRTVVQIHMYETPGDILVFLTGEEEIEDACRKINKEIGNLGDQVGPVKVVPLYSTLPPAMQQKIFDPAPPPIKEGGIPGRKIVVSTNIAETSLTIDGIVYVIDPGFAKQKVYNPRVRVESLLVSPISKASAHQRSGRAGRTQPGKCFRLYTERSFNNDLQPQTYPEILRSNLANTVLTLKKLGIDDLVHFDFMDPPAPETLMRALEVLNYLGALDDEGNLTKLGEIMSEFPLDPQMSKMLVVSPEFNCSNEILSISAMLSGRLKKLLTKQKRGSGTLMEIISRF, via the exons ATGGGTAcggagaggaagaggaaggtgaGCTTGTTCGACGTGGTGGACGAGGCTTCCATCACATCGGCGAAGATGAACAAATCGAACGGCAGCGGAGGAGCTGCTGCCAACCAAAACGCTATGAACAGTCTGATCAATCGGTGGACCGGGAAGCCGTACTCTCAGAGGTACTATGAGATCCTTGAGAAGAGGAAGACTTTGCCTGTTTGGCACCAGAAAGAGGAGTTCTTGCAAGCTTTCAAGGCCAGCCAGTCTCTCATTTTGGTCGGTGAAACGGGTAGCGGTAAAACCACTCAG ATTCCTCAATTTGTTTTGGAAGCTGTCCATTCAGAATCTTCAGATAAACGCAAGAAGATGATGGTTGCGTGTACCCAACCACGTAGAGTGGCTGCAATGTCAGTATCCCGTCGTGTTGCTGAAGAGATGGATGTAACCATTGGAGAAGAGGTTGGTTATAGCATCCGTTTTGAAGACTGCAGCAGTGCCAGAACTGTGTTGAA GTATCTCACCGATGGAATGCTTTTAAGAGAAGCAATGACTGATCCACTTTTAGAAAGATACAGCGTGATAATTCTTGATGAAGCTCATGAAAGAACCTTAGCAACAGATGTTCTATTTGGGCTTTTGAAGGAAGTGTTGAGAAACAGACCTGATTTGAAGGTGGTTGTGATGAGTGCTACACTTGAAGCTGAAAAGTTTCAGGGTTATTTCAGTGGTGCGCCACTCATGAAAGTTCCTGGAAGGCTTCATCCAGTGGAAATTTTTTACACTGAGGAACCTGAAAGGGATTATCTGGAAGCAGCGATTCGAACAGTTGTGCAGATTCATATGTATGAGACCCCAGGAGATATACTTGTTTTTCTAACAGGAGAGGAGGAGATAGAAGATGCATGCCGCAAAATTAACAAGGAAATCGGAAATCTGGGTGACCAGGTTGGTCCTGTGAAAGTGGTGCCTCTGTATTCAACTCTACCTCCAGCTATGCAGCAGAAAATATTTGATCCTGCTCCTCCTCCCATAAAAGAAGGTGGAATTCCTGGAAGGAAGATTGTGGTGTCAACAAATATTGCAGAAACTTCTCTGACTATTGATGGAATTGTTTATGTTATTGATCCCGGATTTGCTAAACAAAAAGTCTATAACCCAAGAGTGCGTGTTGAATCCTTGTTGGTATCTCCAATTTCCAAGGCAAGTGCACATCAGAGGTCAGGTCGTGCTGGAAGAACTCAGCCAGGAAAATGTTTCAGACTTTATACTGAGAGAAGTTTCAATAATGATCTTCAACCACAAACGTATCCAGAAATTTTGAGATCAAACCTTGCAAATACAGTTCTTACTTTGAAGAAACTAGGAATAGATGATCTCGTTCATTTTGATTTTATGGATCCCCCTGCTCCTGAGACATTGATGAGAGCACTAGAGGTCTTGAATTATTTGGGAGCATTGGATGATGAAGGTAACTTGACCAAGCTGGGGGAGATTATGAGTGAGTTCCCGTTGGATCCTCAGATGTCAAAGATGCTGGTAGTCAGCCCTGAGTTCAACTGCTCAAATGAAATTTTGTCAATATCTGCCATGCTTTCAG GGAGGCTCAAAAAGCTGCTGACGAAGCAAAAGCGAGGTTCGGGCACATTGATGGAGATCATCTCACGCTTCTGA
- the LOC137707738 gene encoding probable pre-mRNA-splicing factor ATP-dependent RNA helicase DEAH2 isoform X3 has product MGTERKRKVSLFDVVDEASITSAKMNKSNGSGGAAANQNAMNSLINRWTGKPYSQRYYEILEKRKTLPVWHQKEEFLQAFKASQSLILVGETGSGKTTQIPQFVLEAVHSESSDKRKKMMVACTQPRRVAAMSVSRRVAEEMDVTIGEEVGYSIRFEDCSSARTVLKYLTDGMLLREAMTDPLLERYSVIILDEAHERTLATDVLFGLLKEVLRNRPDLKVVVMSATLEAEKFQGYFSGAPLMKVPGRLHPVEIFYTEEPERDYLEAAIRTVVQIHMYETPGDILVFLTGEEEIEDACRKINKEIGNLGDQVGPVKVVPLYSTLPPAMQQKIFDPAPPPIKEGGIPGRKIVVSTNIAETSLTIDGIVYVIDPGFAKQKVYNPRVRVESLLVSPISKASAHQRSGRAGRTQPGKCFRLYTERSFNNDLQPQTYPEILRSNLANTVLTLKKLGIDDLVHFDFMDPPAPETLMRALEVLNYLGALDDEGNLTKLGEIMSEFPLDPQMSKMLVVSPEFNCSNEILSISAMLSVLSHEANGVVSPLCIC; this is encoded by the exons ATGGGTAcggagaggaagaggaaggtgaGCTTGTTCGACGTGGTGGACGAGGCTTCCATCACATCGGCGAAGATGAACAAATCGAACGGCAGCGGAGGAGCTGCTGCCAACCAAAACGCTATGAACAGTCTGATCAATCGGTGGACCGGGAAGCCGTACTCTCAGAGGTACTATGAGATCCTTGAGAAGAGGAAGACTTTGCCTGTTTGGCACCAGAAAGAGGAGTTCTTGCAAGCTTTCAAGGCCAGCCAGTCTCTCATTTTGGTCGGTGAAACGGGTAGCGGTAAAACCACTCAG ATTCCTCAATTTGTTTTGGAAGCTGTCCATTCAGAATCTTCAGATAAACGCAAGAAGATGATGGTTGCGTGTACCCAACCACGTAGAGTGGCTGCAATGTCAGTATCCCGTCGTGTTGCTGAAGAGATGGATGTAACCATTGGAGAAGAGGTTGGTTATAGCATCCGTTTTGAAGACTGCAGCAGTGCCAGAACTGTGTTGAA GTATCTCACCGATGGAATGCTTTTAAGAGAAGCAATGACTGATCCACTTTTAGAAAGATACAGCGTGATAATTCTTGATGAAGCTCATGAAAGAACCTTAGCAACAGATGTTCTATTTGGGCTTTTGAAGGAAGTGTTGAGAAACAGACCTGATTTGAAGGTGGTTGTGATGAGTGCTACACTTGAAGCTGAAAAGTTTCAGGGTTATTTCAGTGGTGCGCCACTCATGAAAGTTCCTGGAAGGCTTCATCCAGTGGAAATTTTTTACACTGAGGAACCTGAAAGGGATTATCTGGAAGCAGCGATTCGAACAGTTGTGCAGATTCATATGTATGAGACCCCAGGAGATATACTTGTTTTTCTAACAGGAGAGGAGGAGATAGAAGATGCATGCCGCAAAATTAACAAGGAAATCGGAAATCTGGGTGACCAGGTTGGTCCTGTGAAAGTGGTGCCTCTGTATTCAACTCTACCTCCAGCTATGCAGCAGAAAATATTTGATCCTGCTCCTCCTCCCATAAAAGAAGGTGGAATTCCTGGAAGGAAGATTGTGGTGTCAACAAATATTGCAGAAACTTCTCTGACTATTGATGGAATTGTTTATGTTATTGATCCCGGATTTGCTAAACAAAAAGTCTATAACCCAAGAGTGCGTGTTGAATCCTTGTTGGTATCTCCAATTTCCAAGGCAAGTGCACATCAGAGGTCAGGTCGTGCTGGAAGAACTCAGCCAGGAAAATGTTTCAGACTTTATACTGAGAGAAGTTTCAATAATGATCTTCAACCACAAACGTATCCAGAAATTTTGAGATCAAACCTTGCAAATACAGTTCTTACTTTGAAGAAACTAGGAATAGATGATCTCGTTCATTTTGATTTTATGGATCCCCCTGCTCCTGAGACATTGATGAGAGCACTAGAGGTCTTGAATTATTTGGGAGCATTGGATGATGAAGGTAACTTGACCAAGCTGGGGGAGATTATGAGTGAGTTCCCGTTGGATCCTCAGATGTCAAAGATGCTGGTAGTCAGCCCTGAGTTCAACTGCTCAAATGAAATTTTGTCAATATCTGCCATGCTTTCAG TATTATCTCATGAAGCAAATGGTGTCGTCTCGCCTCTATGCATCTGCTAA
- the LOC137707738 gene encoding probable pre-mRNA-splicing factor ATP-dependent RNA helicase DEAH2 isoform X1: protein MGTERKRKVSLFDVVDEASITSAKMNKSNGSGGAAANQNAMNSLINRWTGKPYSQRYYEILEKRKTLPVWHQKEEFLQAFKASQSLILVGETGSGKTTQIPQFVLEAVHSESSDKRKKMMVACTQPRRVAAMSVSRRVAEEMDVTIGEEVGYSIRFEDCSSARTVLKYLTDGMLLREAMTDPLLERYSVIILDEAHERTLATDVLFGLLKEVLRNRPDLKVVVMSATLEAEKFQGYFSGAPLMKVPGRLHPVEIFYTEEPERDYLEAAIRTVVQIHMYETPGDILVFLTGEEEIEDACRKINKEIGNLGDQVGPVKVVPLYSTLPPAMQQKIFDPAPPPIKEGGIPGRKIVVSTNIAETSLTIDGIVYVIDPGFAKQKVYNPRVRVESLLVSPISKASAHQRSGRAGRTQPGKCFRLYTERSFNNDLQPQTYPEILRSNLANTVLTLKKLGIDDLVHFDFMDPPAPETLMRALEVLNYLGALDDEGNLTKLGEIMSEFPLDPQMSKMLVVSPEFNCSNEILSISAMLSVPNCFVRPREAQKAADEAKARFGHIDGDHLTLLNVYHAYKQNNEDPSWCYENFVNQRALKSADNVRQQLVRIMARFNLKLCSTEFNSRDYYINIRKAMLAGYFMQVAHLERTGHYLTVKDNQVVHLHPSNCLDHKPEWVIYNEYVLTSRNFIRTVTDVRGEWLVDIAPHYYDLANFPQCEAKRVLEKLYRKREDKDENKNRK, encoded by the exons ATGGGTAcggagaggaagaggaaggtgaGCTTGTTCGACGTGGTGGACGAGGCTTCCATCACATCGGCGAAGATGAACAAATCGAACGGCAGCGGAGGAGCTGCTGCCAACCAAAACGCTATGAACAGTCTGATCAATCGGTGGACCGGGAAGCCGTACTCTCAGAGGTACTATGAGATCCTTGAGAAGAGGAAGACTTTGCCTGTTTGGCACCAGAAAGAGGAGTTCTTGCAAGCTTTCAAGGCCAGCCAGTCTCTCATTTTGGTCGGTGAAACGGGTAGCGGTAAAACCACTCAG ATTCCTCAATTTGTTTTGGAAGCTGTCCATTCAGAATCTTCAGATAAACGCAAGAAGATGATGGTTGCGTGTACCCAACCACGTAGAGTGGCTGCAATGTCAGTATCCCGTCGTGTTGCTGAAGAGATGGATGTAACCATTGGAGAAGAGGTTGGTTATAGCATCCGTTTTGAAGACTGCAGCAGTGCCAGAACTGTGTTGAA GTATCTCACCGATGGAATGCTTTTAAGAGAAGCAATGACTGATCCACTTTTAGAAAGATACAGCGTGATAATTCTTGATGAAGCTCATGAAAGAACCTTAGCAACAGATGTTCTATTTGGGCTTTTGAAGGAAGTGTTGAGAAACAGACCTGATTTGAAGGTGGTTGTGATGAGTGCTACACTTGAAGCTGAAAAGTTTCAGGGTTATTTCAGTGGTGCGCCACTCATGAAAGTTCCTGGAAGGCTTCATCCAGTGGAAATTTTTTACACTGAGGAACCTGAAAGGGATTATCTGGAAGCAGCGATTCGAACAGTTGTGCAGATTCATATGTATGAGACCCCAGGAGATATACTTGTTTTTCTAACAGGAGAGGAGGAGATAGAAGATGCATGCCGCAAAATTAACAAGGAAATCGGAAATCTGGGTGACCAGGTTGGTCCTGTGAAAGTGGTGCCTCTGTATTCAACTCTACCTCCAGCTATGCAGCAGAAAATATTTGATCCTGCTCCTCCTCCCATAAAAGAAGGTGGAATTCCTGGAAGGAAGATTGTGGTGTCAACAAATATTGCAGAAACTTCTCTGACTATTGATGGAATTGTTTATGTTATTGATCCCGGATTTGCTAAACAAAAAGTCTATAACCCAAGAGTGCGTGTTGAATCCTTGTTGGTATCTCCAATTTCCAAGGCAAGTGCACATCAGAGGTCAGGTCGTGCTGGAAGAACTCAGCCAGGAAAATGTTTCAGACTTTATACTGAGAGAAGTTTCAATAATGATCTTCAACCACAAACGTATCCAGAAATTTTGAGATCAAACCTTGCAAATACAGTTCTTACTTTGAAGAAACTAGGAATAGATGATCTCGTTCATTTTGATTTTATGGATCCCCCTGCTCCTGAGACATTGATGAGAGCACTAGAGGTCTTGAATTATTTGGGAGCATTGGATGATGAAGGTAACTTGACCAAGCTGGGGGAGATTATGAGTGAGTTCCCGTTGGATCCTCAGATGTCAAAGATGCTGGTAGTCAGCCCTGAGTTCAACTGCTCAAATGAAATTTTGTCAATATCTGCCATGCTTTCAG TACCCAATTGCTTTGTCCGGCCTAGGGAGGCTCAAAAAGCTGCTGACGAAGCAAAAGCGAGGTTCGGGCACATTGATGGAGATCATCTCACGCTTCTGAATGTGTATCATGCATACAAGCAAAATA ATGAGGATCCGTCATGGTGCTATGAGAACTTTGTCAATCAGAGGGCATTGAAGTCTGCAGACAACGTCAGGCAGCAGCTAGTGCGCATTATGGCCCGGTTTAACCTCAAGCTATGCAGTACTGAATTCAATAGTCgtgactactacatcaacatAAGGAAGGCCATGCTAGCTGGATATTTCATGCAGGTGGCTCATCTGGAACGTACTGGACACTATCTGACAGTGAAAGATAACCAA GTGGTGCATTTGCATCCGTCGAATTGCTTGGACCATAAGCCAGAATGGGTTATCTACAACGAGTATGTTTTGACAAGCAGGAATTTTATCCGTACAGTGACAGATGTTCGTGGGGAGTG GTTAGTCGATATAGCACCCCACTACTATGACTTGGCGAATTTTCCCCAGTGTGAGGCCAAGCGTGTTCTTGAGAAGCTATACAGGAAGCGGGAGGACAAGGATGAGAACAAAAACCGAAAGTGA